A DNA window from Helianthus annuus cultivar XRQ/B chromosome 15, HanXRQr2.0-SUNRISE, whole genome shotgun sequence contains the following coding sequences:
- the LOC110910913 gene encoding serine/threonine-protein kinase Nek2, translated as MDQYEVLEQIGKGAFGSALLVRHKHERKKYVLKKIRLARQTDRTRRSAHQEMELISKMRNPFIVEYKDSWVERGCYVCIIIGYCEGGDMAGAIKKANGMLFSEEKLCKWLVQLLMALDYLHSNHVLHRDVKCSNIFLTKDHDIRLGDFGLAKMLTSDDLASSVVGTPSYMCPELLADIPYGSKSDIWSLGCCIYEMASHKAAFKAFDMQALINKINKSIVAPLPTKYTGAFRGLVKSMLRKNPELRPSAGELLRHQHLQPYVLKVNLKLNSPKRSSLSTHWTEPDYMKKTRFVEPVCLRPRSRDRRMSYGNDRTLNPSISLGDQGSPYLTKRCQDSPYYLQRRMERMSIGSTCDEPPVSKNISSKPSNSTKNLRFASPKISSAPKKRTEFSRGRDTDSYSRSSVKKPGPTSRRSSFPLPKKPVIEDPLCRKSTGFLDCINSMDVSVNAPRIDKMVEFDPIHDLFVPTRRTSITSVQGSSSPQHDRSIMKDKCMVQAVDTTSAKQNSNSPTEWHGSGSDCSDQNATAGASSRTSSDCRRRRFDTSSQKQRAEALEGLLEFSARLWQEERFEELGVLLKPFGPGKVSPRETAIWLTKSLKENTLKQEDQFQ; from the exons ATGGACCAGTATGAAGTGCTTGAGCAAATTGGAAAGGGGGCGTTTGGTTCTGCCCTTCTCGTACGTCATAAACATGAAAGAAAAAA GTATGTGTTAAAAAAGATACGCCTTGCTCGCCAAACTGATAGAACACGTAGGTCTGCACATCAGGAG ATGGAGCTCATCTCTAAAATGCGAAATCCCTTTATTGTTGAGTATAAAGATTCTTGGGTCGAAAGG GGATGCTATGTTTGCATTATTATAGGATATTGTGAAGGCGGAGACAT GGCAGGAGCTATTAAAAAGGCCAACGGCATGCTGTTTTCTGAAGAG AAATTATGTAAGTGGCTTGTACAACTCTTAATGGCGCTTGACTACTTACACTCAAATCATGTTCTTCATCGGGATGTAAAG TGTTCAAATATATTCTTGACAAAAGATCACGATATACGTCTTG GTGATTTTGGACTAGCCAAGATGTTGACTTCAGACGACCTTGCCTCATCT GTGGTTGGAACTCCTAGTTATATGTGCCCCGAGCTTCTTGCAGATATACCATATGGTTCAAAATCAGATATTTGGTCTCTTG GATGCTGTATATATGAAATGGCTTCCCATAAGGCTGCATTTAAAGCTTTT GACATGCAAGCACTGATTAACAAGATCAATAAGTCGATTGTGGCACCACTTCCAACCAAATACACCGGTGCCTT TCGGGGACTTGTAAAAAGCATGCTGAGGAAAAATCCGGAACTAAGGCCAAGT GCAGGAGAGCTACTTAGGCATCAACACCTCCAGCCTTACGTACTTAAAGTCAACCTTAAACTAAACAGCCCCAAACGGAGCAGTTTATCAACCCATTGGACCGAACCTGATTACATGAAGAAAACAAGATTCGTTGAGCCAGTTTGTCTTCGTCCAAGATCACGGGACAGGCGGATGTCGTATGGAAACGATAGAACTTTGAATCCAAGCATATCCTTAGGTGACCAAGGTTCACCATATTTAACTAAACGGTGTCAGGATTCCCCTTATTATTTGCAAAGAAGAATGGAAAGGATGTCTATTGGAAGCACATGTGACGAGCCCCCCGTTAGCAAGAATATTTCTTCCAAGCCTTCCAATTCTACCAAGAATCTTAGGTTCGCTTCACCTAAGATATCCTCTGCTCCTAAAAAACGAACCGAATTCTCAAGGGGCCGTGATACG GATTCATATTCAAGAAGTTCAGTAAAAAAACCGGGTCCAACGAGTAGAAGATCGTCTTTCCCACTTCCGAAAAAACCTGTAATCGAAGATCCCCTATGTAGAAAAAGTACAGGTTTCCTTGATTGCATCAACTCCATGGATGTTTCGGTCAATGCCCCTCGAATTGACAAAATGGTCGAATTCGATCCAATTCACGACCTCTTCGTTCCCACCCGTAGAACCTCAATAACCTCTGTACAAGGGTCATCCTCCCCACAACATGACCGCTCGATCATGAAAGACAAGTGCATGGTTCAAGCCGTTGATACAACATCCGCGAAGCAAAACTCAAACTCCCCAACCGAATGGCATGGGTCGGGTAGTGATTGCTCTGACCAAAATGCAACAGCGGGTGCATCAAGCCGAACCTCATCGGACTGTAGACGACGACGGTTCGACACGTCGTCACAAAAACAACGAGCCGAAGCGTTAGAAGGGCTTCTTGAGTTCAGTGCCAGGTTGTGGCAAGAGGAAAGATTTGAAGAGCTTGGAGTGTTGTTGAAACCGTTTGGGCCAGGGAAGGTTTCTCCAAGAGAAACTGCTATTTGGTTGACTAAAAGCTTGAAGGAGAACACATTGAAGCAAGAGGACCAATTTCAATGA